TCTGGTCCCAAAATCCACGGGAACCGGAAGATATAACTCTGTGCTGGTTAAAAACGGTACTTACCTATTCCATTTTTTAAAAGAAACAACTGGAAAATGAACTGAAAATGAAGCAAGTTGCCAGCCAGAAAATATACGaagtcatcttctttatttctttcattcaTACATTTAGCTTTCCTTTCCTTATTAAGGAAGAAATTAGTTGCTGGTTTTCTCATTTGAAGCTAAGAGAAAAGCCAAAGCCCTGACTTAACAAGCGGTGAattctttggattttttcaaatGAAAAAAACGAGGAAATACTGTACCCCAATCTCATGGGTACAAATCAGGCTTTTATGTTCTGTAACATTTTATTCGTAAACAAAGAAAATTACATAAAATGAATCAGAATGACCATCGCTTTGTTTGTCATTCTTCGGTCCCCACCCACACCGCTCGCAAATCAAGATCTCATTTGTTCCACGACAGAGACGCTGCACCCACCAGAATCCATCAGTATCTAAAAGTTATAATAAAAGCATTGAGAGGGAAACAAAACAAAGGGAAAGATCGAACTAACCTGTGGTGGACAACATCCAATTACTATCCTGGCTAATAGCCCAGAAGAAGTATCCCGACAGCCCCTTTTGCTTAGCAAACTTAACCTTAGCAGCCACGGAGTCCTGGTTATCATAACCAACCCATAAGTCTCCCGCATAGCAGTAAGCTGAGACGCTTTCAGGATCGTACACCTCGGTCGCATGCTTCTCCATTATGAAGTCGCGTACCTCCGAGAAGAACATAACACCGGTTTCGGCGCTGAGATTTTGCTTGGGACCAGCCGCCACAGCAGGAGCTCCTATGCCCGTCTGGTTTTGCGACTTGAGCACCCACGAACGCCCGTAGAGCGGCATCCCCATCACAACTTTACGCGGCGGCAATCCGGAGTCGACCCAAGTTGAAATCCCATAGCTGGTCGAAACGTTAGAGCTGCTGTCATAAAGAGCCGCGTGTGCTCCGGTCGCGGAAGTGTCCCATGAGCCGTGATAATCAAAGGCCATCACATTTACCCAGTCGAGGTTTTTGGCAATGGAGGCCGTCGCGTAGCTTCTTAGCTCACCCCACAAGAAGAATCTCTGCGCAAAATACACGGCTGCGGTCAGGAGAAGCGGAGGCCGACCAGACGATCTGCTCTCCAAATTTATGGCGTGTCTCCACTCGGAGAACAATTTGCCCAAATTCTCCATTTCCGTAGTGTTGGTGGGATATTCCCAATCGAGGTCGAGGCCGTGGAAGTTGTGGCGTCTGGCGAGGGCGATGGCTGATTTTATGAAGACTGCACGGCGGATGGGATTGGTTGCCATGAGAGCAAAGGCAGTGGAGTTGGAACCCCCGCCTCCGATGGAGATGAGAGTCTTTACGCACGGGTTTTTCCGCTGCACTGTTGCGGTGAATTGGGCCATCATGTTCTGATCCTCAACCTGGAATGTTTGGTCATTCATAGTTGCAAAGGCGTAGAAGATGTGAGAGTAGACGGCTGAGTTGATGGAGGCGGGCGGCATGAATGAGGCGGTGTAAGATGGCCAATACGCAGCCTTAACATTTGATGAAGCACAACCTGCTGCCTCTGCCGAACAGAAGAGTAAACATACTAACAGAAATACAATTCGCATAATGTATTGCGAGTTCTTCATTATGGagttggaaaacaaattgctggtGATGAATGCTACGATAAGATATGCACGGCTTATATAATTTTACTTTGCTTCCGAAGTGCTAAGTCAACCCAGAAATGGTGGGTTGTCTTTACGCGCTGCGCCGCCCTCAACAACATTGCAGAAATGCGGTTGGTCTGCTGAAACTCCGTCTGCACGCTTCCACTTGCACAATAAAAATGGAAATCCGTGATAAGATTTGGTCCGCCATAGAGATGATATCTATGCGCGAGTATAGTGCGTTCCATGTCTGACCATGACTTGTACGAGTGAGTCAGATGCTCTTACCTGATTTTAAATTGCCTACCAAATACTCGTTTTTGAAGCTTCCAATCAGTTGAAAGTAAACGGTCAGCGTATTGAAACGTTCCTCTTATTGTTTGGGTCGGTGAAGCTTTCAAATACCtagttttatttttcaattttatttttcttccaatgatatcagatttccacaGTCTATAATTGATTTGTTGCAagatttctggattagattgtagGATAGTTTttcatcaacgttttgaatcacatttcatgatccatcatcaggatgtaagAGAGCTGAGGAACCCAAAAATTGAAAAGTTGTGGACTAGAACCCCAAATAAAAAGAAAGAGCAGAGGGAGAGAGAAGGTGGCACATGGACCAAGAAGGGAGGACAATACAAAAAGAATGCAAAAAGAAAAAGGCATAggagaaaaataagaaataaaaactAGTCTAAAATGAAAACAAATAAATGATAAGAAGATAAAAGCACAAAAGAGGCCATAAAGTAAATGAAGAAAATGgaaataagaaataaataaaataataaaataataaaataacaaaataagacaaaagagaaataataaataaaaacaaaaagagaaagagCAAATAAAAGAAACGGAGGAAAAATAGAGAGatgaacaaaacaaacaaacaaaaagaagaaaggagTAAACATAATAAAAAGAGATTCAAATAACAAAGAACTTAAATAAATACAAGGacactaaatgaattgataaaaaGGGAAGATAAAggctaaaaatgataaaa
The nucleotide sequence above comes from Cryptomeria japonica chromosome 11, Sugi_1.0, whole genome shotgun sequence. Encoded proteins:
- the LOC131077733 gene encoding nod factor hydrolase protein 1, whose translation is MKNSQYIMRIVFLLVCLLFCSAEAAGCASSNVKAAYWPSYTASFMPPASINSAVYSHIFYAFATMNDQTFQVEDQNMMAQFTATVQRKNPCVKTLISIGGGGSNSTAFALMATNPIRRAVFIKSAIALARRHNFHGLDLDWEYPTNTTEMENLGKLFSEWRHAINLESRSSGRPPLLLTAAVYFAQRFFLWGELRSYATASIAKNLDWVNVMAFDYHGSWDTSATGAHAALYDSSSNVSTSYGISTWVDSGLPPRKVVMGMPLYGRSWVLKSQNQTGIGAPAVAAGPKQNLSAETGVMFFSEVRDFIMEKHATEVYDPESVSAYCYAGDLWVGYDNQDSVAAKVKFAKQKGLSGYFFWAISQDSNWMLSTTASLSWNK